GAGAGTTTATACAGGATCTCGGTGAAGCCGAAATCGGTATAAACCTCATGCAGAAGGTCCATGAACTTCGAGACTTCCGCCTGGATGTCCTCTTCCTCACAGAAGATATGCGCATCGTCCTGGGTGAAGCCACGCACCCGCATCAGGCCATGTAGCGCACCGGATGCCTCGTTGCGATGGCAGGATCCGAACTCCGCCAGACGCAACGGCAGGTCCTTATAGCTCTTGAGCCCCTGGTTGAACACCTGGATATGGCACGGACAGTTCATCGGCTTGATGGCGAAATCGTGTTTCTCGGACTCGGTGGTGAACATGTCGTCACCGAACTTATCCCAATGGCCGGACTGCTCCCACAGGGTACGGGAGACCACCTGCGGCGTCTTGATTTCCTGATAGCCATGGCTGCGCAGCTTGTCACGCATGTACTGCTCGATCTGCTGATACACGGTCCAGCCATCCGGGTGCCAGAACACCATGCCGGGCGCCTCTTCCTGCATGTGGAACAGGTCGAGCTTCTTGCCGATCTTGCGGTGATCGCGCTTTTCTGCCTCTTCGAGACGGTGCAGATACGCCTTGAGGTCCTTCTTGTTACCCCAGGCCGTACCGTAGATACGCTGCAACTGCTCATTGCCGGTGTCACCGCGCCAGTAGGCACCCGCCACCTTGGTCAGCTTGAACGCCTTGAGCTTACTGGTGTTCGGCACGTGCGGGCCACGGCACAGGTCGATGAAATCGCCCTGACGATAGAAGGAAAGATCTTCCTCACCCGGAATATCCTGAATAATACGGACCTTGTACTCTTCACCCATCTCCTCGAACAGCTTGACGGCTTCGTCGCGAGACAGGATCGAGCGGGACACCTTGAAGTCCTGCTTGGCCAACTCTTCCATGCGCTTTTCGATACGCGCCAGGTCTTCGTTGGTAAACGGGCGATCGAACTTGAAATCGTAGTAGAAGCCGTTGTCGATAACCGGCCCGATAGTGACCTGAGCCGTCGGGAACAGGTCCTTCACCGCCATGGCAAGCAAGTGAGCGGTGGAGTGACGGATAATATCGACACCGTCTTCGTCACGGTCGGTGACGATAGCCAGTTCGGTGTCATCGCTAATTTCATAACTGGTATCCACCAGCTTACCGTCGATACGACCGGCGAGCGCGGCCTTGGCCAGACCAGCGCCGATATCGGCAGCGACGTCATGAACGGTAACAGGCTGGGAAAAACTACGATGACTTCCGTCGGGAAGCGTAATAACGGGCATGGCACAGCTCCATTTCAGCGGTGATCCTTACGAGAGACCACATGGTTTCGGGCGACCGCATTACGATTGCGATCTTTTCAGGGGCCGAATTCTAACAGCCAAGCTGCGGATCTGCCATGCAAAAACCGGTGAAACACTGCACAATAAGCTTCGTTCAGAGCTATCGCGTCCATAGGCGGCTGGGAAAGAAAGCTCACCAGGATGGGCAGCCAATCAAAGCAGGGAGACAGGCCGTGCGGGTTATCGCGTTTCACAAT
The window above is part of the Marinobacter nanhaiticus D15-8W genome. Proteins encoded here:
- the thrS gene encoding threonine--tRNA ligase → MPVITLPDGSHRSFSQPVTVHDVAADIGAGLAKAALAGRIDGKLVDTSYEISDDTELAIVTDRDEDGVDIIRHSTAHLLAMAVKDLFPTAQVTIGPVIDNGFYYDFKFDRPFTNEDLARIEKRMEELAKQDFKVSRSILSRDEAVKLFEEMGEEYKVRIIQDIPGEEDLSFYRQGDFIDLCRGPHVPNTSKLKAFKLTKVAGAYWRGDTGNEQLQRIYGTAWGNKKDLKAYLHRLEEAEKRDHRKIGKKLDLFHMQEEAPGMVFWHPDGWTVYQQIEQYMRDKLRSHGYQEIKTPQVVSRTLWEQSGHWDKFGDDMFTTESEKHDFAIKPMNCPCHIQVFNQGLKSYKDLPLRLAEFGSCHRNEASGALHGLMRVRGFTQDDAHIFCEEEDIQAEVSKFMDLLHEVYTDFGFTEILYKLSTRPEKRVGSDEIWDKAEAALEEALNREGVEWELLPGEGAFYGPKIEYSLKDCIGRVWQCGTVQVDFSMPGRLGAQFVADNSERRTPVMLHRAVLGSFERFIGILIEEYEGAFPTWLAPTQVAIMNITDNQREYCEEIAKALENSGYRAHADLRNEKIGFKIREHTLNKVPFLAVVGDKEVESGAVAVRNRKGDDLGTMSLDDFKALLANEVSRKGRNQTEN